The Fulvivirga maritima genome segment TGTTTCTATAACTTCCCCTTCACCATCATCCAAATTCACCGGATTATCAGGGACTTCTACGGCCGTACGATATTCAAAGGCACTTACTACCAACATTATAGCTGCCAGCAGGCCAATCTGAAAGAATAAGCCCGAAAGCCTTCTTACATCTTTTTCAGGATTTTTACGTTTTTCCATTGTCTGTCATGTTTCGTGTAACATTTATAAAATCATCCGGCCGGGATGTATTTTCTACATATTCATTATAAGCACGCTTCTCATCTTTAGCCCTTACTACTTTTACTGTAAAATAGGCTACCAGCAATAAGCCTAATAATATGAGCACATATATAATGAGTCTTACCACTCGCTTACCGCCACTACTTTTCTCATGCTGCTTTAATATGTCATGATAGTTCTTATGGCTTTCGATGCGCCTCGAAGTCATTTTCTTTCTTCTTAACCGTATTTCGTGTCTGCCCATTATTGCTCCCAGTTGACTTTAAAATGCTTTTTTAACTTTTCAACAGCCCTGTATAGACGCATTTTCGCACCACTTTCTCCTATATTCAATATAAAAGCGATCTCTTTAAAACTTCTTTCTTCAAAAAACCTTAACTCCAGCACCTCAATAGTTTCTGTAGGAAGTTCTCTTAATGTAGCTATGAGTAATCGGATTTGCTCCTCACTAAACTCACTGTCACTCTGCTCAAAAAGCTCGAACACTCGTTCTTCTTCTACACTAAATATTTTATTCCTTTTATTTTTATTAAAGTGCTTATTTACCTCGTTACTCGCTATTCTATAAAGCCAGGCAGAAAAAGGCAAGCCTCTAAACTCATATTTCTTTATGTTCTGCAATGCCTTTAAAAAAGTTTGAGAACAGATATCTGCTGTCAGATCTTCATCATCAGTTCTTCTGTATATAAAATTAAATATACCTTCATAATACTGATCATAGATCGCACCAAATGCCTTCGCATCTTTTTTAGATGCTTCTATCACTCGTTGTTCCTGAGTAATATCGTCCTCGGTCATATGTCTGGCCGTATTCAAGCTATTCAAGGTAATGGTTTTGATCATATAACCGCCGTTTTCCAAAAGGTCACAGGTTAATTTAATTTTTTTTTTAATAATTATCTGTATTCAATTCTTAGAATAGAGTTGTGAACCACAAAGTCAATGTCTAGTTTTAAAGAACCTTTAAACTTAAGCCGCATGAAAACAATAGTGAATAAGCTCCTTTTTCTATTCCCCATTATATTCTTAAGCTGCGCCGCTTCTAACTCAGGATCATCATCTGAGTCAGGCTCCACAACAGGCGGAATCGACCAAAAAACCGCTGGAATGAAGAAATACGAGGGATATTTCTCATTTTACTATGATGAAAAATCCGATAAAATATTTCTGGAAATAGATAAGCTGGGTGAAGAATTTCTTTACGTTAACTCACTGGCGGCAGGAGTAGGATCTAATGACATAGGCCTTGACAGAAACCAGCTGGGTAATGACAGGGTAGTGAAATTTGAAAGAAGAGGCCCGAAAATTTTATTAGTTCAGCCCAATTATAAATACCGAGCCATCAGTGAAAGTGAAGATGAAAGAGATGCCGTAAGAGATGCTTTTGCCCAATCAGTACTTTATGGCTTTAAACTAGTAGCCGAAGAAGAAGGAAAGGTATTAGTAGATGCCACTGACTTTTTCATTTCTGACTCACACCATGTCACCAGCACTCTAAAAAGAAGTAAACAAGGAAGTTATTCACTAGACAAATCACGATCTGCTCTTTATTTACCCAAAACCAAGGCATTCCCAAAAAATTCTGAGTTTGAAGCCACACTCACATTTTCCGGCGAAGCTCAGGGAGGCTATATCAGAAGTGTAACACCTACTTCATCAGCTATCACCGTAAGGGTTCACCATTCATTTGTAGAGCTACCAGACAGTGACTATGAACCAAGAAAATTTGATCCTCGAGCAGGTTATTTTTCTACCTCTTACTATGATTATGCAACACCAATTGGTGAACCACTGGAAAAAAGATTTATCACCAGGCATCGGTTAAAAAAGAAAGATCCTAATGCTGCGATAAGTGAGCCAGTAGAACCAATTATTTATTACATGGATCGAGGCACTCCTGAACCTATTCGCTCAGCACTAATGGAAGGAGCCAGCTGGTGGAATCAAGCTTTTGAAGCTGCTGGTTATAAAAATGCCTTTCAGGTAAAATTACTTCCTGCTGATGCTGACCCATTAGATGTACGCTACAATGTTATCAACTGGGTACACCGATCTACGCGGGGCTGGTCTTACGGTTCATCAGTAGTAGACCCCCGTACCGGAGAAATCATTAAAGGTCATGTGCTGTTGGGCTCATTAAGAGTAAGGCAAGATTACCTGATAGCAGAAGGACTTTTAGCTCCTTATAAAAATAGCACTTCGGTACCTAAAGAAATGGAAGAAATGGCTTTGGCTCGCCTCCGACAGCTAGCAGCTCATGAAGTAGGCCACACACTTGGCTTAGCACATAGCTATACTTCCAGTTCAGAAAATAGGGCTTCGGTGATGGATTATCCACACCCGCTCATTAAAATAACCAATGGAGAAATAGACCTATCAGATGCTTATGATGATAAAATAGGCGCTTGGGATAAAGTAGCCATCAACTACGGATACAGAGACTTTTCTTCTAATGAGAATGAAAAAACCGAACTCAATAAAATAATACAAGAGTCATTAAAAAATGGTCTTACTTTTCTATCTGATCAAGACGCAAGACCAAAAGGGGGAGCCCATCCTTATGCACACCTCTGGGACAATGGCAAAAGTCCTGTAACTGAACTGAACCACATTTTGGAAGTGAGAAGAATTGCACTTAACAATTTTGGAGAGAACAACATCCAAACAGGTACTCCTTATGCAGAACTGGAAGAAGTATTAGCACCCGTCTATTTCCTACACCGATACCAGACTGAAGCCGTTTCTAAAATAATAGGCGGCCTCAACTACAGGTATGCGCTTCGTGGCGATGGACAGCCTGTCACTGAACTTATAGATGCCAATGAACAGAAGCTCGCTTTAGGAGCCTTACTTTCCACTATAACCCCAGAACGGCTTATGCTTACCGAAGATCTTCTAAAAATAATTCCTCCTCGTCCCTTAGGGTACCGCAGAAGCCGTGAGCTAACTGAAATTCGGACCTCACTCACTTTCGACCCTCTTACCGCAGCCGAAAGTGCTGCTCAAATGACTTTCGGGCTACTATTCAACCACTCACGCGCACAAAGATTGATAGAACATCATGCACGCAATAGCGAGCAGCCTGGCTTGGAGTATGTCATAGATCAGGTAATAGCTGCCACTTGGGAGCAAAAACCATCTAATAACACCTACAAAGCCGAAATCCAAAGAACTGTAAATGATGCCTTACTCACTCAACTTATGGGGTTAGCCGCAAATGAAGAAAGCAGTGAGCAGGCCAAAGCCATCGTCTATTATAAACTAGACGAACTAAAAACCTGGCTTAACTCCATTATGAAAAAATCCGATGAACTACAAAAAGCACATTTCGCTTATGCTGTTCATAAAATAGAAGCATTTCAAAACGAACCTGAAAAATATAAGTTACCTATGGTGGTTGATACACCTGACGGATCGCCTATAGGCAGTTATTAAACCATGAATTCACTACTACTGAAATTTGAAAATGCCGTAGCAGGTTACGGCATTGCTCACTCCATACCACCTATTGATATTGAAATACATGAAGGAGAACATGCGATTCTTGTAGGTGAAAACGAAAAACGGAAAGCAGAATTTATGGATGCCGTAGCTGGAAAAATATCCATTCCTAAAGGCAGGCTTTATTACCATTTTTCTGACAATTACTGCAAAGCTGATATCAAAAAGCCTATTGCTTCTGTACTGGCACGTCATGATTTTAAAAGCCTGGATGCCGAAAAAAAATTCTACTATCAGCAAAGGTATAATTCATCTGATTCAGAAAACTCTGAAACAGTATCAGAGTATCTGGCTAAAATTAAGTCATTTAGGAAAAAGCCCTATTGGACTATTCCTAAAGTGGTAAAAAGGCTGAACCTAAAACCACTGGAAGATGAAGCACTTATAAAACTATCTAATGGAGAAACCCGCAAAGTACTATTGGCCGCAGCCTTATTAAAGAACCCGGCCATCTTACTTTTGGACAACCCCATGACGGGTCTCGACAAGGAAAGTAGAGCTTTTTTCAACTCTCTCATTCCTGACATATCTTATTCTGGAGTAACCATTATCATGAATTCCTCTGAACTCGATATTCCGGAAGAAATAGAAAAGGCCATTATTTTTAAAAATAACCAACCTATACAAAAAGTAAAGACTAGAGAAGCAGAAGGGTACTTACAATCAGAAGAAGCGCTAAATATTCCTAAAGATGATCTGGAAAAACTAATGCAGCACAACCATACAGCTTATGAAAGCATCATAAAAATGAATGATGTAAAGGTAAAGTATGGCAGCAAGTTAATTTTAGACCACATTAATTGGACTGTTAAGCAAGGGGAGCGCTGGGCTCTGACAGGCCGAAATGGAGCAGGAAAATCTACTTTACTAAGCCTTATTAATGGAGACAACCCTCAAGCTTATGCCAATGAAATCTTTCTTTTTGACAAGAAAAAGGGATCCGGTGAAAGTATATGGGATTTAAAAGCAAAAATAGGGTTTGTATCTCCCGAATTATTTCAATACTTCCCTCGTCACCTGACTTGTGGACATGTAATAGCCACTGCTTTTTATCTTAGAATGGTATCTATTCCGGCATTACCCAATGACCGAAAAGAGAAAATTCTGCAATGGATGAACCTTTTTAATATTGATCAATATTTTAACGAAAAATTCTATTCCGTTTCTATCAACATTCAGCGCTTATGCCTATTAGCCAGGGCTTTGATCACCAATCCGGTGCTACTAATTTTAGACGAACCATTTCAAGGCTTTACTCATAATCAGAAAATGTACCATAAAAAAATTATAGATACCATTTGCGAACAAAGCGACATTACACTCATTTTCGTTAGCCACTATGAGGAGGAAATACCTGAAAGTGTTACTAACACAATCAGGCTAATAGATGGAAAACAGGCCTAACTTATAATTCAGGCCATTTTATGGTATCGTCATCAATAAACTGAGGAGACCACTGTATCTCATCTAATCGTCCTTCATTTATCCAAAAATTAACTGAGTGAGAATTGGATTCAATTAACTTATGATCTGGACTTTCGGCAGACGACCAGTCTTCCATTTCCAGGTCATCCATTCCTACTTTAGCCAATACTTCCTTCAACTTTTCCTCACTTTGACCAATTAACGTTTCACCCTCTAGCTGGTAAAAATCAGAAGTTACTGAAATTACTATCAGACGCCAATCATCTTCTTCATCAAAATTAAGAGACAAACTCAACTCCTTATAATCCCATGATTCGGTAAGATCTTGATCAGAATCAGTATAAGAATAGCTCTCTACCACATCTGCTTCGCCTAATATTTCCTTAACCTGGTCACGAGTCATACCAAATTTTATAGTACCTAAACCTTCTCCTGGTTTTATATCTTTTAGTTCTATATTCATAACGTTTATTTTAAAGCAAATCTAACCATAATAAAATCAGCATCTCACTTTTTATCCACTAAGCTGACACTGTTTCCTTACTATCAACATTATATTATTACTTTTGCATAAAACGGGTTATAAAAAATTATATGGAGGATATTGATATTATTGAAGACGATGAGTTATACGAGCATCATCGT includes the following:
- a CDS encoding zinc-dependent metalloprotease translates to MKTIVNKLLFLFPIIFLSCAASNSGSSSESGSTTGGIDQKTAGMKKYEGYFSFYYDEKSDKIFLEIDKLGEEFLYVNSLAAGVGSNDIGLDRNQLGNDRVVKFERRGPKILLVQPNYKYRAISESEDERDAVRDAFAQSVLYGFKLVAEEEGKVLVDATDFFISDSHHVTSTLKRSKQGSYSLDKSRSALYLPKTKAFPKNSEFEATLTFSGEAQGGYIRSVTPTSSAITVRVHHSFVELPDSDYEPRKFDPRAGYFSTSYYDYATPIGEPLEKRFITRHRLKKKDPNAAISEPVEPIIYYMDRGTPEPIRSALMEGASWWNQAFEAAGYKNAFQVKLLPADADPLDVRYNVINWVHRSTRGWSYGSSVVDPRTGEIIKGHVLLGSLRVRQDYLIAEGLLAPYKNSTSVPKEMEEMALARLRQLAAHEVGHTLGLAHSYTSSSENRASVMDYPHPLIKITNGEIDLSDAYDDKIGAWDKVAINYGYRDFSSNENEKTELNKIIQESLKNGLTFLSDQDARPKGGAHPYAHLWDNGKSPVTELNHILEVRRIALNNFGENNIQTGTPYAELEEVLAPVYFLHRYQTEAVSKIIGGLNYRYALRGDGQPVTELIDANEQKLALGALLSTITPERLMLTEDLLKIIPPRPLGYRRSRELTEIRTSLTFDPLTAAESAAQMTFGLLFNHSRAQRLIEHHARNSEQPGLEYVIDQVIAATWEQKPSNNTYKAEIQRTVNDALLTQLMGLAANEESSEQAKAIVYYKLDELKTWLNSIMKKSDELQKAHFAYAVHKIEAFQNEPEKYKLPMVVDTPDGSPIGSY
- a CDS encoding ATP-binding cassette domain-containing protein, with translation MNSLLLKFENAVAGYGIAHSIPPIDIEIHEGEHAILVGENEKRKAEFMDAVAGKISIPKGRLYYHFSDNYCKADIKKPIASVLARHDFKSLDAEKKFYYQQRYNSSDSENSETVSEYLAKIKSFRKKPYWTIPKVVKRLNLKPLEDEALIKLSNGETRKVLLAAALLKNPAILLLDNPMTGLDKESRAFFNSLIPDISYSGVTIIMNSSELDIPEEIEKAIIFKNNQPIQKVKTREAEGYLQSEEALNIPKDDLEKLMQHNHTAYESIIKMNDVKVKYGSKLILDHINWTVKQGERWALTGRNGAGKSTLLSLINGDNPQAYANEIFLFDKKKGSGESIWDLKAKIGFVSPELFQYFPRHLTCGHVIATAFYLRMVSIPALPNDRKEKILQWMNLFNIDQYFNEKFYSVSINIQRLCLLARALITNPVLLILDEPFQGFTHNQKMYHKKIIDTICEQSDITLIFVSHYEEEIPESVTNTIRLIDGKQA
- a CDS encoding RNA polymerase sigma factor, which translates into the protein MIKTITLNSLNTARHMTEDDITQEQRVIEASKKDAKAFGAIYDQYYEGIFNFIYRRTDDEDLTADICSQTFLKALQNIKKYEFRGLPFSAWLYRIASNEVNKHFNKNKRNKIFSVEEERVFELFEQSDSEFSEEQIRLLIATLRELPTETIEVLELRFFEERSFKEIAFILNIGESGAKMRLYRAVEKLKKHFKVNWEQ